The sequence below is a genomic window from Flavobacterium sediminilitoris.
ATTAAAAAATCCAGTTTTAACATTTGAATATGGTTGTCCTATTGGAAATTTGGTACAAGAAATGACACCTTGGAATTCCGAATTCACAAAAGTGCTTAATGAAGTTGTATTAGAATGGCAGGAAAGTATGGAAAATGCCTTAAAAGAGGCAATTAAAAGCAATTGTCTAAGTAATAATATAAATACAAAGCAAGTTGCTCATTTTGTATTATCAAGTTATTGGGGTATCAGAAATTTTAGTAAAATATCTAATAATGATGAGTGTTACCATACTTATTTAAAAGAACTTAAAACTTATTTAAATAATCTTGAATAGTTAAGATTGTATGTTTACACAAGCATCTTTTTATGATACCCCGCTTTTAGAAATCTTTAAAAAACCGTCGAAGTGATCTCTGGTCTTGAATTATTTTAGCTATTCATCATGGAATAATTCTTTTATTTTGACGCTTTAAGAAGTAATTTTATTTACGTATAACTTCACTAGCTTGATATATATCCGCTTCTGCTTTATATATTTTAAACTGTACATCAAATCCTTCAGGAACATAGATAACAATAGGAGATCTGCCATTGTATCTTGTTATTTGAGGTGGAGCAGTAATAAATCGATCAACTTTATTGCTGTCTAGGCAAGCCATTTGAGTCGATATACTATTTCCATTTGATTTGAATACATAAT
It includes:
- a CDS encoding TetR/AcrR family transcriptional regulator, producing MTKASNTRYTILEKAFELIYKKGYQTTSIDEIIATTKVTKGAFYYHFKTKDEMGISIINEIVKPTMYNSLIRPLENTSEPIEEIYLVMKSLLLKNPVLTFEYGCPIGNLVQEMTPWNSEFTKVLNEVVLEWQESMENALKEAIKSNCLSNNINTKQVAHFVLSSYWGIRNFSKISNNDECYHTYLKELKTYLNNLE